The window ATACAGCCACATGGCGTGGGTGCCAGTGGGGAAGGTCTGGGCGAAGGTGAGTTTTGCACCGGCCTGGCGTACGCGCGCGGCCAGCGCTTCGGCTGTGGTCACCCCGGCCTGCTTGAGCGGCTCGGACAGGTTGATCGCCTGGCCGTTCTGGCACAGCCCCATGAGGATGGCCATGTCGGCGGCCGTGCCGCCGAGACCCAGGTGGATACCGTAGACCTGGCCGTAGAGCGCCTGGGCGGCGTCCAGCTCGCCGGATAACAGCTTGTCGCGCAGGGTGGCCCAGGAGGCCTGGCGCCTCAGGTTGAGCGTCAGCCCGTAGGGCTGGGCGAAACCCTGGGTGGCCGCGACTATCAACGAGGCCGAGTCGCTGAGGGCCATGAAGCCCAGCTCCAGGGTGCTCTTTTCCGGGGCGTCGCTGCCTGCGACCCAGGCCAAGTTGTCGCTACGGATGCTGCTGTTTTCGCTCATGTGGTGTTGTTCCGCCGGTGAACAAAAAAGGCGCCGCCCCAGCCACCACGGGTTGGGTAGCCGGAAACGACGCCTTCGTCTATGAACTGCCTCCGCCGTTGGAGAGCGCTCTGCTGCGAATGCTCAGCAAGCCATATGCCAGAATCTCAACCGAGTGAAGCAAGCCCCCCACGGACGCGAAACTAGATCAGCCGTAACGAGCATCACGGAAGACGGAACGGACTACCTGTATGGGGGCGTTTTGAGCCGGTCGGGCGGCCTGCGGAAGTGCTCATCCACTTCGCCAATGCGTGGTTGCATCGAATGCAAATGCCTGTTCAGTGGCAATGCAAGCGGCGGTCAGGTGAGGCGCAATTGCGCAAGCGGACCCTATGCTCTGGCGCAAGCCGGTCATGTGCATGAGTCCTCTTCGAGCCGGCACAGGTGCTGTTCCGCGATGAAGCTGCGTGCGGAAGCTCGGCCCGGCCGCTTCTACCCAGGCTGAGGTGATCATCAGGCCGCGACGTTGAACACCCGCGCCAGATGCTGCTCATAACGGGCGATGTCCGCCTCGATGGCCGGCACCTTCATCACATCGACACAGAGGAAGGTCGGCAAGCCGCGCATGCCGAGGAACTCGTTGGCCTTGTGGAACGGCAAGTAGACGGCGTCCACGCCCTGGCCGGCAAAGAAATCCGCCGGGTCGTCGAAGGCTTGCTGCGGGGCATTCCAGGTCGCGGAAAGCATGTACTGCTTGCCCTGCAGCAGGCCGCCGCTGCCATATTTCTGCGAGGCATCCGCGCGGGTGCGGCCGTCATTGGCGTAGAGGCTGCCGTGGCCGGCGGTGAAGACTTCGTCCATGTACTTCTTGACGATCCAGGGCGCGCCCATCCACCAGCCCGGCATCTGGTAGATGATCACGTCGGCCCATCGGTACTTGGCGACCTCTGCGGCGATGTCGTAACCCTCGTCGATATGCGTGACTTGCAGGTCGAAGCCCGCACGATCGAAGAAACTTGCCGCGGCGTCATGCAGCGTCGCGTTGTAGCGGCCATCGGAGTGGGCGAATTTTTTACCGCCGTTGAGCAGCAGGACTTTTTTCATGGCGAGTGCCTCAGCAAGGTTCGGATGGCCGGCAGACTAGCGAGCCTGACTGCGCCTAAACACCCAGTCCGGGGCAAATGATATTTGCTGAAAAGGCATGAATGAGCGCTCAAGCCTTGCTGTAAGGTGATGAAACTTTCCAGCAACCCCCTGTGGAGCAAGAGCGATGAGCGACTTGTACGGATTCATCTTGCATGCCCATACCCAGCCGGAAAAAGCCGAGGAGTTCGCGGCGCTGTTCAGTGCCTATGTGGCGCCGAGCCGGGCCGAGGCCGGCTGCATCGAGTACCACATGCTGCGCGACCAGCAGGACCCGACGCTGTTCATCTTCTACGAGGTCTGGCAGTCCAGGGCGCATCTGGATGTCCATTCCGCGCTGCCGCACATGCGGGATTTCCACGAGCGGCGCATGGACTATCTGACACGCGACTTCGAGATCCGCTTGATCGAGATGCTCAGCCCGTCTGCCGCGCGGCAAGCCTGAACGGCAAAATGTCGGGCTGTTGCAGCAAGCGGACGCCGGTTGGCGGCTCTGGTCTGACACCCGCTGATGTAGCTCAAGCTGACATCAATCCCGAGCCAGCACGTCGATGATCGGGCAGTCAGCTCCGCCATCACCCGCATCGCACTGCTGCACCAGTCCGCTCAACACCTGACGCATGGCGGCAAGGTCGGCCATCTTCTGTTCGATCAGTGCCAGCTTGCGGGCCGCCAGCGCCCGCGTTTCCGTGCAGGCGCACGCCGCATCCAGCGTCAACAGCGCCCCCACTTCGTCCAGCGTGAAGCCCAGCGCCTGCGCTCGTCTGATAAAGCGCACGCGCTTGGCCTCATCCGCTGAATAGCGCCGATGGCCGCCCAGCGGCTTGACTGGCTCATCCAGCAGACCACGCCGCTGGTAGTAGCGGATCGTCTCGATGTTCACCCCGGCCGCTTTCGCCAGCTTGCCGATGCTCAGATCTGCCGCCATGAAACTCTCCTTGATTCCGTATCTAGGTACGGGAATTAGAGTAACACTAGGGCAAACAGGTTCAAGGAGACAGGCATGGCACAACTCACCGGAAAAGGCTCGCTGATCGCGGGCGCACTGGCGGCCATCGGCGCGTCGGTGTGCTGTGTCGGGCCGCTCGTTCTGCTGGCCATCGGCATCGGCGGTACGTGGGTCGGCAGTCTGGCAGCGATGGCGCCATACCGGCCCTTCTTCATCGGCCTGACGTGGCTGTTTCTCGGGCTGGCCTTCCGCAAGCTGTATCTGGTGCCGCAAGTCTGCGTGTCGGGCACGCCGTGCGCCGATCCACGCACGATCCGGCGGCAACGGCTCACG is drawn from Pseudomonas cavernae and contains these coding sequences:
- a CDS encoding NAD(P)H-dependent oxidoreductase, which encodes MKKVLLLNGGKKFAHSDGRYNATLHDAAASFFDRAGFDLQVTHIDEGYDIAAEVAKYRWADVIIYQMPGWWMGAPWIVKKYMDEVFTAGHGSLYANDGRTRADASQKYGSGGLLQGKQYMLSATWNAPQQAFDDPADFFAGQGVDAVYLPFHKANEFLGMRGLPTFLCVDVMKVPAIEADIARYEQHLARVFNVAA
- a CDS encoding putative quinol monooxygenase, yielding MSDLYGFILHAHTQPEKAEEFAALFSAYVAPSRAEAGCIEYHMLRDQQDPTLFIFYEVWQSRAHLDVHSALPHMRDFHERRMDYLTRDFEIRLIEMLSPSAARQA
- the merR gene encoding Hg(II)-responsive transcriptional regulator, with the translated sequence MAADLSIGKLAKAAGVNIETIRYYQRRGLLDEPVKPLGGHRRYSADEAKRVRFIRRAQALGFTLDEVGALLTLDAACACTETRALAARKLALIEQKMADLAAMRQVLSGLVQQCDAGDGGADCPIIDVLARD
- a CDS encoding mercuric transporter MerT family protein is translated as MAQLTGKGSLIAGALAAIGASVCCVGPLVLLAIGIGGTWVGSLAAMAPYRPFFIGLTWLFLGLAFRKLYLVPQVCVSGTPCADPRTIRRQRLTFWIVAVLLLGLLAVPWLAPLFY